In Mytilus edulis chromosome 6, xbMytEdul2.2, whole genome shotgun sequence, the following proteins share a genomic window:
- the LOC139527291 gene encoding serine/threonine-protein kinase 36-like isoform X5, which produces MDNYHVLEIIGEGSFGKVYKGRKKFSSQVVALKFIPKVGKPEKELRNLRREIEIMRNLHHTNIIEMLDSFETDKEVVVVTDYAEGELFQILEDDGSLPEEQVQVIACQLVSALYYLHSHRILHRDMKPQNILLGKGGIIKLCDFGFARAMSFNTLVLTSIKGTPLYMSPELVEEKPYDHTADLWALGCILYELFTGTPPFYTNSIFQLVSLIIKDPVKWPKNMSSIFKDFLQGLLTKNPRSRLAWPDLLMHPFVGDGVTVKDEDTKLPSPFTQPLTASMVFRKEKQAQEKAHPPGTSKILAKARKKAMEEEKKSDTEGQLYKGKEPPAPNGEKISSSKEAWGPSKKGPEKDKIEKEKDPTPPPQEQERHHSEEWQDASLSEDKDPEIENISPTPRPDRISKDYEKEYPSIEIEGRTTVRRIPEREKDKNKEKDRNKEKTKTIENVKLDGEEVCSDDEWEGLIDATDQEGDPEQAIQMLKDSKFHARLNTRIQNSSTQVLDGMLEGAAKLKSVLRIITNLITLKCDLKWILTFVKALSIPQQPLKMIHNILSKPTVRQQPWCQQILIDLVITVNAYFASEVSWNDDIDKEVGQLYLNAMTEYMSLVPKLLNVSSDEDLRLREQVILCSMYTCEAMERDKLKIGNQYFTHLAAKETDAIDAILACCKLEEARLKKLIELTDGNEDMAGERMDMLISLGVTTVAAMVNLPLTADDAVDGRRKIGHYLGDKMACKGNEKQTDEFFMLLRHPLFCTNVLKIMYACCQVSTTLCSYISNQVQHMDSLMGILMGKVEIQDMEVNSVIEMILHIYSTIVIQLQTMPTAITDAASVMISIFLESTIASHTAAAALVFSQMIYCGLTVEVQPEEMLQACLAVFTDLQQICVRCPFDYGVLDGLLLLLCEMLAQTEGPVAQMYIETGIWGTLWHRVAQALQVINLETDTPIHDIDQDGENVVGFNPPDWTLVSPQGLMAVLQMAVTVFTKETNQCIPNLAVPDSIILLTIVHLLHKDFLSSVYNGFHCDGPQLTADMILEVTQLCCFPFAVDIAEELLHQVQQCLFNASLLPRLIFCCTKYLKNEQLEIPINLMLRLVLGSQQFLKQFCKCVKEQKTVSLLTQCTQSTSSTVVSDVVSICSHLVRMSPQHAPFVKSVFHGSKGDYDPLLKLIKHNSATVRSRACSLVGNLMKHNSHMYGVLKQREKLLNGLIAGLKDEDPNVRKGSSYAIGNAAYHNGDLYVKLKPCIPLLVELLRDPVSKTKANAASACGNLGAHSNVLCLELKKQKIIPRLLDLACHDQNQGVQVNAILALRTLSQQDELKKEMMNQKAVDKLNAISVATTPRPLSRSSKSQSLLINSFHSNNGSSSVVYSHCSKLVRMLQGKG; this is translated from the exons ATGGACAACTATCATGTTCTGGAAATTATTGGTGAAGGATCTTTTGGTAAAGTGTATAAAGGGAGAAAAAAGTTTTCATCACAG GTGGTGGCCTTAAAATTCATTCCAAAAGTAGGAAAACCAGAAAAGGAGTTAAGAAACTTACGAAGAGAGATAGAGATTATGAGAAACTTACATCATACAAATATTATTGAAATGTTGGACAGTTTTGAAACTGACAAAGAG GTTGTAGTTGTAACAGATTATGCTGAAGGAGAATTATTCCAGATTTTAGAAGATGATGGAAGTTTGCCTGAGGAACAG gTACAGGTTATAGCCTGTCAGTTGGTATCAGCTCTGTATTATCTTCACTCACACAGGATACTCCACAGAGACATGAAACCACAGAATATCCTACTCGGAAAAGGGGGGATAATCAAGCTTTGTGATTTTGGATTTGCCAGAGCTATGAGTTTTAATACTCTGGTTCTAACATCCATTAAG GGTACACCATTGTATATGTCACCAGAACTTGTTGAAGAAAAACCATATGATCATACAGCTGACTTGTG GGCTTTAGGTTGTATCCTGTATGAGTTGTTTACTGGTACCCCACCCTTCTACACTAACAGTATATTCCAGCTAGTTAGTTTGATCATAAAGGATCCAGTCAAGTGGCCTAAGAACATGTCATCAATATTCAAGGACTTTTTACAGGGTCTACTGACAAAGAATCCAAGGTCAAGATTGGCCTGGCCAGATTTACTGATGCATCCATTTGTTGGAGATGGAGTTACAG TGAAAGATGAGGATACCAAGTTACCAAGTCCCTTTACACAGCCCCTCACAGCTTCTATGGTTTTTAGAAAGGAAAAGCAGGCACAAGAGAAAGCACACCCACCCGGAACCTCTAAAATACTGGCTAAGGCTCGTAAGAAGGCTATGGAGGAAGAGAAAAAA TCAGACACAGAGGGACAACTATAT aAAGGTAAAGAGCCACCAGCACCAAATGGAGAAAAAATATCATCTAGTAAAGAGGCATGGGGTCCAAGTAAAAAAGGACCAGAGAAAgacaaaatagaaaaagaaaaggaCCCCACTCCCCCACCTCAGGAACAAGAAAGACATCACTCTGAGGAATGGCAGGATGCTAGTCTTAGTGAG GATAAAGATCCAGAAATCGAG AATATAAGTCCAACACCAAGACCAGATAGAATAAGTAAAGACTATGAAAAAGAATATCCCAGTATAGAGATTGAAGGACGTACAACAGTACGCAGGATTCCTGAGAGAGAGAAAGATAAGAATAAAGAGAAAGATAGGAATAAAGAGAAAACTAAAACTATTGAAAATGTTAAACTGGATGGAGAG GAGGTTTGTAGTGATGATGAATGGGAGGGACTGATTGATGCTACTGATCAGGAAGGGGATCCAGAGCAGGCTATACAGATGCTTAAAGATAGTAAATTCCACGCTCGACTGAACACCAGGATACAGAATAGTTCTACACAAGTATTAGATGGCATGCTGGAAGGAGCAGCTAAATTGAAATCAGTTCTCAGAATTATAACTAATTTAATTACACTGAAATG TGACTTGAAGTGGATCTTGACTTTTGTGAAGGCTTTATCAATTCCTCAGCAGCCACTTAAAATGATTCATAATATTCTGAGTAAACCAACAGTTAGACAG CAACCCTGGTGCCAGCAGATACTGATAGACTTAGTGATAACAGTTAATGCCTACTTTGCTAGTGAGGTCAGCTGGAATGATGATATCGATAAAGAAGT AGGACAACTGTACTTAAATGCCATGACAGAATACATGTCTTTAGTTCCAAAGTTACTGAATGTGTCATCAGACGAAGATCTACGCCTCAGAGAACAAGTTATTTTG TGCTCAATGTATACATGTGAGGCAATGGAAAGAGACAAATTAAAGATTGGGAACCAGTATTTTACTCATCTGGCTGCTAAAGAAACTGATGCCATTGATGCTATACTTGCTTGCTGTAAATTAGAAGAAGCTCGCTTAAAAAAGTTAATAG AACTTACTGATGGAAATGAAGATATGGCAGGGGAAAGAATGGACATGCTTATCTCCCTTGGTGTGACCACAGTGGCTGCCATGGTTAATCTGCCTCTAACTGCTGATGATGCTGTTGATGGTCGTAGAAAG atTGGACATTATTTAGGAGACAAGATGGCATGTAAAGGGAATGAAAAGCAGACAGATGAATTCTTTATGTTACTGAGGCATCCCCTCTTCTGTACAAATGTACTTAAA ATAATGTATGCCTGTTGCCAAGTGTCTACCACATTGTGTTCATATATTTCTAATCAAGTGCAGCATATGGATTCTCTAATGGGGATCCTTATGGGAAAG GTTGAGATCCAAGACATGGAAGTTAATTCTGTAATAGAGATGATTCTTCACATATACAGTACTATAGTCATACAGTTACAGACCATGCCAACAGC aATAACAGATGCAGCTAGTGTGATGATCTCAATCTTCCTAGAGTCCACAATAGCTAGTCATaca GCCGCTGCAGCTTTGGTATTTAGTCAGATGATATACTGTGGACTGACTGTAGAGGTACAACCTGAGGAGATGCTACAGGCATGTCTGGCTGTGTTTACTGATCTACAAcag atatGTGTCAGGTGTCCATTTGATTATGGAGTATTAGATGGACTATTATTGTTACTGTGTGAAATGTTGGCACAG ACTGAAGGTCCTGTAGCTCAGATGTACATAGAGACTGGTATTTGGGGTACATTGTGGCACCGTGTGGCCCAGGCCTTACAGGTCATCAATCTGGAGACAGACACCCCCATACATGATATAGACCAAGATGGTGAGAATGTAGTGGGATTCAATCCTCCTGATTGGACTCTTGTCTCGCCACAAGGACTAATGGCTGTTCTTCAGATggctgttactgtatttactaaG GAAACTAACCAGTGTATCCCTAACCTGGCTGTCCCCGATAGTATCATACTGTTAACCATAGTTCATCTGTTACACAAAGACTTCCTATCATCTGTCTATAATGG GTTTCACTGTGACGGTCCACAGCTGACTGCCGACATGATACTAGAGGTCACACAGttgtgttgttttccatttgctgTAGATATTGCAGAGGAGCTGCTTCATCAAGTCCAACA gtGTTTATTTAATGCCAGTCTACTCCCAAGACTTATATTTTGTTGTACAAAGTATCTGAAGAATGAACAACTAGAAATCCCTATCAATCTGATGTTACGACTGGTTCTCGGCAGTCAGCAATTTCtcaaacaattttgtaaatgTGTCAAAGAGCAGAAG ACTGTATCCTTGTTAACCCAGTGTACACAGTCAACCTCATCAACTGTAGTCAGTGATGTAGTGTCTATCTGTAGCCATCTTGTCAGAATGTCGCCCCAGCATGCACCATTCGTCAAGTCTGTGTTTCATGGCAGCAAAG GAGATTATGATCCATTGTTAAAGCTGATCAAACATAACTCAGCAACAGTCAGATCTAGAGCCTGCAGTTTGGTGGGGAATCTCATGAAGCACAACAGTCATATGTATGGTGTACTTAAACAAAG ggaAAAGTTATTAAATGGTTTAATAGCTGGTTTAAAGGATGAAGATCCAAATGTTAGGAAG ggttCCAGTTATGCCATAGGTAATGCAGCCTATCACAATGGAGACCTTTATGTAAAGTTAAAACCATGTATACCATTATTAGTAGAACTTCTGAGAGATCCTGTCTCTAAAACTAAAGCAAATGCTGCTA
- the LOC139527291 gene encoding serine/threonine-protein kinase 36-like isoform X6, which produces MDNYHVLEIIGEGSFGKVYKGRKKFSSQVVALKFIPKVGKPEKELRNLRREIEIMRNLHHTNIIEMLDSFETDKEVVVVTDYAEGELFQILEDDGSLPEEQVQVIACQLVSALYYLHSHRILHRDMKPQNILLGKGGIIKLCDFGFARAMSFNTLVLTSIKGTPLYMSPELVEEKPYDHTADLWALGCILYELFTGTPPFYTNSIFQLVSLIIKDPVKWPKNMSSIFKDFLQGLLTKNPRSRLAWPDLLMHPFVGDGVTVKDEDTKLPSPFTQPLTASMVFRKEKQAQEKAHPPGTSKILAKARKKAMEEEKKSDTEGQLYKGKEPPAPNGEKISSSKEAWGPSKKGPEKDKIEKEKDPTPPPQEQERHHSEEWQDASLSENISPTPRPDRISKDYEKEYPSIEIEGRTTVRRIPEREKDKNKEKDRNKEKTKTIENVKLDGEEVCSDDEWEGLIDATDQEGDPEQAIQMLKDSKFHARLNTRIQNSSTQVLDGMLEGAAKLKSVLRIITNLITLKCDLKWILTFVKALSIPQQPLKMIHNILSKPTVRQQPWCQQILIDLVITVNAYFASEVSWNDDIDKEVGQLYLNAMTEYMSLVPKLLNVSSDEDLRLREQVILCSMYTCEAMERDKLKIGNQYFTHLAAKETDAIDAILACCKLEEARLKKLIEWDILEELTDGNEDMAGERMDMLISLGVTTVAAMVNLPLTADDAVDGRRKIGHYLGDKMACKGNEKQTDEFFMLLRHPLFCTNVLKIMYACCQVSTTLCSYISNQVQHMDSLMGILMGKVEIQDMEVNSVIEMILHIYSTIVIQLQTMPTAITDAASVMISIFLESTIASHTAAAALVFSQMIYCGLTVEVQPEEMLQACLAVFTDLQQICVRCPFDYGVLDGLLLLLCEMLAQTEGPVAQMYIETGIWGTLWHRVAQALQVINLETDTPIHDIDQDGENVVGFNPPDWTLVSPQGLMAVLQMAVTVFTKETNQCIPNLAVPDSIILLTIVHLLHKDFLSSVYNGFHCDGPQLTADMILEVTQLCCFPFAVDIAEELLHQVQQCLFNASLLPRLIFCCTKYLKNEQLEIPINLMLRLVLGSQQFLKQFCKCVKEQKTVSLLTQCTQSTSSTVVSDVVSICSHLVRMSPQHAPFVKSVFHGSKGDYDPLLKLIKHNSATVRSRACSLVGNLMKHNSHMYGVLKQREKLLNGLIAGLKDEDPNVRKGSSYAIGNAAYHNGDLYVKLKPCIPLLVELLRDPVSKTKANAASACGNLGAHSNVLCLELKKQKIIPRLLDLACHDQNQGVQVNAILALRTLSQQDELKKEMMNQKAVDKLNAISVATTPRPLSRSSKSQSLLINSFHSNNGSSSVVYSHCSKLVRMLQGKG; this is translated from the exons ATGGACAACTATCATGTTCTGGAAATTATTGGTGAAGGATCTTTTGGTAAAGTGTATAAAGGGAGAAAAAAGTTTTCATCACAG GTGGTGGCCTTAAAATTCATTCCAAAAGTAGGAAAACCAGAAAAGGAGTTAAGAAACTTACGAAGAGAGATAGAGATTATGAGAAACTTACATCATACAAATATTATTGAAATGTTGGACAGTTTTGAAACTGACAAAGAG GTTGTAGTTGTAACAGATTATGCTGAAGGAGAATTATTCCAGATTTTAGAAGATGATGGAAGTTTGCCTGAGGAACAG gTACAGGTTATAGCCTGTCAGTTGGTATCAGCTCTGTATTATCTTCACTCACACAGGATACTCCACAGAGACATGAAACCACAGAATATCCTACTCGGAAAAGGGGGGATAATCAAGCTTTGTGATTTTGGATTTGCCAGAGCTATGAGTTTTAATACTCTGGTTCTAACATCCATTAAG GGTACACCATTGTATATGTCACCAGAACTTGTTGAAGAAAAACCATATGATCATACAGCTGACTTGTG GGCTTTAGGTTGTATCCTGTATGAGTTGTTTACTGGTACCCCACCCTTCTACACTAACAGTATATTCCAGCTAGTTAGTTTGATCATAAAGGATCCAGTCAAGTGGCCTAAGAACATGTCATCAATATTCAAGGACTTTTTACAGGGTCTACTGACAAAGAATCCAAGGTCAAGATTGGCCTGGCCAGATTTACTGATGCATCCATTTGTTGGAGATGGAGTTACAG TGAAAGATGAGGATACCAAGTTACCAAGTCCCTTTACACAGCCCCTCACAGCTTCTATGGTTTTTAGAAAGGAAAAGCAGGCACAAGAGAAAGCACACCCACCCGGAACCTCTAAAATACTGGCTAAGGCTCGTAAGAAGGCTATGGAGGAAGAGAAAAAA TCAGACACAGAGGGACAACTATAT aAAGGTAAAGAGCCACCAGCACCAAATGGAGAAAAAATATCATCTAGTAAAGAGGCATGGGGTCCAAGTAAAAAAGGACCAGAGAAAgacaaaatagaaaaagaaaaggaCCCCACTCCCCCACCTCAGGAACAAGAAAGACATCACTCTGAGGAATGGCAGGATGCTAGTCTTAGTGAG AATATAAGTCCAACACCAAGACCAGATAGAATAAGTAAAGACTATGAAAAAGAATATCCCAGTATAGAGATTGAAGGACGTACAACAGTACGCAGGATTCCTGAGAGAGAGAAAGATAAGAATAAAGAGAAAGATAGGAATAAAGAGAAAACTAAAACTATTGAAAATGTTAAACTGGATGGAGAG GAGGTTTGTAGTGATGATGAATGGGAGGGACTGATTGATGCTACTGATCAGGAAGGGGATCCAGAGCAGGCTATACAGATGCTTAAAGATAGTAAATTCCACGCTCGACTGAACACCAGGATACAGAATAGTTCTACACAAGTATTAGATGGCATGCTGGAAGGAGCAGCTAAATTGAAATCAGTTCTCAGAATTATAACTAATTTAATTACACTGAAATG TGACTTGAAGTGGATCTTGACTTTTGTGAAGGCTTTATCAATTCCTCAGCAGCCACTTAAAATGATTCATAATATTCTGAGTAAACCAACAGTTAGACAG CAACCCTGGTGCCAGCAGATACTGATAGACTTAGTGATAACAGTTAATGCCTACTTTGCTAGTGAGGTCAGCTGGAATGATGATATCGATAAAGAAGT AGGACAACTGTACTTAAATGCCATGACAGAATACATGTCTTTAGTTCCAAAGTTACTGAATGTGTCATCAGACGAAGATCTACGCCTCAGAGAACAAGTTATTTTG TGCTCAATGTATACATGTGAGGCAATGGAAAGAGACAAATTAAAGATTGGGAACCAGTATTTTACTCATCTGGCTGCTAAAGAAACTGATGCCATTGATGCTATACTTGCTTGCTGTAAATTAGAAGAAGCTCGCTTAAAAAAGTTAATAG AATGGGATATACTAGAAG AACTTACTGATGGAAATGAAGATATGGCAGGGGAAAGAATGGACATGCTTATCTCCCTTGGTGTGACCACAGTGGCTGCCATGGTTAATCTGCCTCTAACTGCTGATGATGCTGTTGATGGTCGTAGAAAG atTGGACATTATTTAGGAGACAAGATGGCATGTAAAGGGAATGAAAAGCAGACAGATGAATTCTTTATGTTACTGAGGCATCCCCTCTTCTGTACAAATGTACTTAAA ATAATGTATGCCTGTTGCCAAGTGTCTACCACATTGTGTTCATATATTTCTAATCAAGTGCAGCATATGGATTCTCTAATGGGGATCCTTATGGGAAAG GTTGAGATCCAAGACATGGAAGTTAATTCTGTAATAGAGATGATTCTTCACATATACAGTACTATAGTCATACAGTTACAGACCATGCCAACAGC aATAACAGATGCAGCTAGTGTGATGATCTCAATCTTCCTAGAGTCCACAATAGCTAGTCATaca GCCGCTGCAGCTTTGGTATTTAGTCAGATGATATACTGTGGACTGACTGTAGAGGTACAACCTGAGGAGATGCTACAGGCATGTCTGGCTGTGTTTACTGATCTACAAcag atatGTGTCAGGTGTCCATTTGATTATGGAGTATTAGATGGACTATTATTGTTACTGTGTGAAATGTTGGCACAG ACTGAAGGTCCTGTAGCTCAGATGTACATAGAGACTGGTATTTGGGGTACATTGTGGCACCGTGTGGCCCAGGCCTTACAGGTCATCAATCTGGAGACAGACACCCCCATACATGATATAGACCAAGATGGTGAGAATGTAGTGGGATTCAATCCTCCTGATTGGACTCTTGTCTCGCCACAAGGACTAATGGCTGTTCTTCAGATggctgttactgtatttactaaG GAAACTAACCAGTGTATCCCTAACCTGGCTGTCCCCGATAGTATCATACTGTTAACCATAGTTCATCTGTTACACAAAGACTTCCTATCATCTGTCTATAATGG GTTTCACTGTGACGGTCCACAGCTGACTGCCGACATGATACTAGAGGTCACACAGttgtgttgttttccatttgctgTAGATATTGCAGAGGAGCTGCTTCATCAAGTCCAACA gtGTTTATTTAATGCCAGTCTACTCCCAAGACTTATATTTTGTTGTACAAAGTATCTGAAGAATGAACAACTAGAAATCCCTATCAATCTGATGTTACGACTGGTTCTCGGCAGTCAGCAATTTCtcaaacaattttgtaaatgTGTCAAAGAGCAGAAG ACTGTATCCTTGTTAACCCAGTGTACACAGTCAACCTCATCAACTGTAGTCAGTGATGTAGTGTCTATCTGTAGCCATCTTGTCAGAATGTCGCCCCAGCATGCACCATTCGTCAAGTCTGTGTTTCATGGCAGCAAAG GAGATTATGATCCATTGTTAAAGCTGATCAAACATAACTCAGCAACAGTCAGATCTAGAGCCTGCAGTTTGGTGGGGAATCTCATGAAGCACAACAGTCATATGTATGGTGTACTTAAACAAAG ggaAAAGTTATTAAATGGTTTAATAGCTGGTTTAAAGGATGAAGATCCAAATGTTAGGAAG ggttCCAGTTATGCCATAGGTAATGCAGCCTATCACAATGGAGACCTTTATGTAAAGTTAAAACCATGTATACCATTATTAGTAGAACTTCTGAGAGATCCTGTCTCTAAAACTAAAGCAAATGCTGCTA